One Frankia alni ACN14a DNA window includes the following coding sequences:
- a CDS encoding FadR/GntR family transcriptional regulator, translating to MPSTDRLVESARGPAISVRHPPRGDARGKLAAQVAWRIEDDIVRAGWPVGTVIGSEPTLIERYKVSRAVFREAVRIVEHHQVATMRRGPSGGLIVRAPDEVAVTTALGVYLEYVGVTIESILRARFIIESLAASLAPARITEDGIRTLREIIARRETADPTEFGSHHQLHHAIAAATGNPVLVLFVDVLNSLTFRYAAHQYATTRSSASPARRAQVAEEVHRNHAAIAEAVIGGDAARAQHLAAVHLEAMYEWMTTPIAADGPDRAGSEGTATNRDTATNRDTAANGRVATQGGTGAPEGTATGEGGAAGEGGASVRAGGRRIRPGEPGLGSGPGPGGTMPAGKLAETVAGRIRDDVARDGIPVGVVIGSESDLLARYGVSRAVLREAVRLLEYHSVAQMRRGPGGGLVVTEPDPAATVEATALYLEYSQASVDDLRIVRDALELSCVDVLIERRGPELTARLEELLVADACEVPGGPADAGHHLHMELARLTGNEALASFVRVLTAIWRRHVDGSRPAPAIGDGEAAAGGCGQAVREARTAHRAIIDAIIAGDRGLARHRMRRHLEAVSDWSR from the coding sequence ATGCCCTCCACGGACAGGCTCGTGGAGTCGGCGCGCGGCCCGGCCATCAGTGTCCGGCATCCCCCGCGAGGCGACGCCCGTGGCAAGCTCGCCGCGCAGGTCGCCTGGCGGATCGAGGACGACATCGTCCGCGCGGGCTGGCCGGTCGGCACGGTCATCGGCTCCGAGCCGACGCTGATCGAGCGTTACAAGGTGAGTCGGGCGGTGTTCCGGGAGGCCGTGCGGATCGTCGAGCACCACCAGGTGGCGACGATGCGCCGGGGGCCGTCCGGCGGGCTCATCGTCCGCGCGCCGGACGAGGTGGCGGTGACGACCGCGCTCGGCGTCTACCTGGAGTACGTCGGTGTCACCATCGAGTCGATCCTGCGGGCGCGGTTCATCATCGAGTCGCTGGCCGCCTCCCTCGCGCCGGCGCGGATCACCGAGGACGGCATCCGCACCCTGCGGGAGATCATCGCCCGGCGGGAGACGGCGGACCCGACCGAGTTCGGCTCCCACCACCAGCTGCACCACGCGATCGCGGCGGCCACCGGCAACCCGGTGCTGGTGCTGTTCGTCGACGTGCTCAACTCGCTGACCTTCCGCTACGCCGCCCACCAGTACGCCACGACCCGCAGCAGCGCCTCACCGGCGCGGCGCGCCCAGGTCGCCGAGGAGGTGCACCGCAACCACGCCGCGATCGCCGAGGCCGTGATCGGCGGCGATGCCGCCCGCGCCCAGCACCTCGCGGCGGTGCACCTGGAGGCCATGTACGAGTGGATGACCACCCCGATCGCCGCCGACGGTCCCGACCGGGCCGGGTCCGAGGGCACGGCCACGAACCGAGACACGGCCACGAACCGAGACACGGCGGCAAACGGACGCGTGGCGACGCAAGGAGGTACAGGCGCGCCTGAAGGCACTGCCACCGGCGAGGGCGGGGCGGCTGGTGAGGGCGGGGCGAGCGTGCGGGCGGGGGGGCGGCGGATCCGACCCGGCGAACCGGGCCTGGGATCGGGTCCGGGTCCGGGCGGGACGATGCCGGCGGGCAAGCTCGCCGAGACGGTCGCGGGGCGCATCCGCGACGACGTGGCCCGCGACGGCATTCCCGTGGGGGTGGTCATCGGCTCGGAGAGCGACCTGCTGGCCCGTTACGGGGTAAGCCGGGCGGTGCTGCGCGAGGCCGTCCGGCTGCTCGAATACCACTCGGTGGCGCAGATGCGTCGCGGTCCCGGTGGCGGCCTGGTCGTCACCGAGCCCGACCCGGCGGCGACCGTCGAGGCGACCGCGCTGTACCTGGAGTACAGCCAGGCCAGCGTCGACGACCTGCGGATCGTGCGCGACGCGCTGGAGCTGAGCTGCGTCGACGTCCTCATCGAACGCCGCGGGCCCGAGCTCACCGCCCGGCTCGAGGAGCTGCTCGTCGCCGACGCCTGCGAGGTGCCCGGCGGCCCCGCCGACGCCGGGCACCACCTGCACATGGAGCTGGCCCGCCTGACCGGCAACGAGGCGCTGGCGTCGTTTGTCCGGGTGCTCACGGCGATCTGGCGGCGGCACGTCGACGGTTCCCGCCCCGCCCCCGCGATCGGCGACGGCGAGGCGGCGGCCGGCGGGTGCGGTCAGGCCGTGCGCGAGGCCCGGACCGCGCACCGGGCGATCATCGACGCCATCATCGCCGGCGACCGCGGGCTCGCCCGGCACCGGATGCGGCGCCACCTGGAAGCCGTCAGCGACTGGTCGCGCTGA
- a CDS encoding NADP-dependent oxidoreductase: MLAVQVEAPGGITSLVVRSVEDLTPRPDEVKIELIASSINPADVKIRTGAVVPLRGAYPFTLGYDLAGTVVETGAEVTDLAPGTQVLAMSAVALTGVGTWSERVCLPRTSVARLPANVDPLPLARLPLAGLTAYQAVQRAKPGPGTAVLVCGAAGSVGRLAVELLLDRGARVHGLVRRPEQVDQLPTHELFTPHVGQPPTRSVDVVIDAAGADFSPALVDGGLYICLVPDRAPARDVLARRSQRRTVLVTEESGADLEELVELLGAAVLTLETTSIFPMKNIHAAHREFEQDGQRNVVLIREDW, translated from the coding sequence ATGCTCGCGGTCCAGGTGGAGGCGCCGGGTGGGATCACGTCCCTGGTCGTGCGGTCCGTCGAGGATCTGACGCCGCGGCCGGACGAGGTGAAGATCGAGTTGATCGCGTCGTCCATCAACCCCGCCGACGTCAAGATCCGCACCGGCGCTGTCGTGCCACTGCGGGGGGCCTATCCCTTCACCCTGGGATACGACCTCGCCGGGACGGTCGTCGAAACGGGTGCGGAGGTGACTGACCTGGCCCCAGGCACACAGGTACTCGCCATGTCGGCCGTGGCGCTCACGGGGGTAGGCACGTGGTCCGAGCGCGTCTGCCTGCCCCGGACGTCCGTGGCGCGCCTACCCGCGAACGTGGATCCGCTCCCGCTGGCCCGACTCCCCCTCGCCGGTCTCACCGCCTACCAGGCGGTCCAGCGAGCGAAGCCGGGGCCGGGGACGGCCGTCCTCGTCTGCGGGGCAGCCGGCTCCGTCGGTCGTCTCGCCGTCGAGCTGCTGCTCGACCGGGGTGCGCGGGTCCACGGGCTGGTGCGTCGCCCGGAACAGGTGGATCAGTTGCCGACCCATGAGCTGTTCACCCCACACGTCGGCCAGCCGCCGACCCGTTCGGTCGACGTGGTCATCGACGCAGCCGGAGCCGACTTCTCGCCGGCGCTCGTCGACGGCGGCCTCTACATCTGCCTTGTCCCCGACCGTGCGCCCGCGCGTGACGTGCTCGCGCGACGGTCGCAGCGCCGCACCGTCCTCGTCACCGAGGAGTCCGGCGCCGATCTTGAGGAGTTGGTCGAGCTCTTGGGCGCGGCCGTCCTCACCCTCGAGACGACGAGCATCTTCCCCATGAAGAACATTCACGCCGCGCACAGGGAGTTCGAGCAGGATGGTCAACGAAACGTCGTCCTCATCCGTGAGGACTGGTGA
- a CDS encoding enoyl-CoA hydratase-related protein: MLLENAFEHIEIEISGAITTVWLARPPVNSVSQAMYREIEAFFSSHDTYVPSTKAIVLAGRGRHFSAGNDLHEFGTLTPENSDERMAEVRAAFFAIQDCPVAVVGAVQGAAVGTGLAIAASCDFVVAADNARFGTPEIGVGIMGGARHLARLVPEPILRWMYLTGEPINVRRLEALGAVLEVTSPEVVVARAREHAGRIVRHSSAAIRMAKRSLNAIELLDLQPGYTFEQGLTRELSGHPDSVEARRATLEQRIPNYSA; the protein is encoded by the coding sequence ATGCTTCTCGAGAATGCGTTCGAGCATATCGAGATTGAAATCAGTGGCGCCATTACCACCGTCTGGCTCGCGCGTCCACCGGTAAACTCGGTCTCGCAGGCCATGTATCGTGAAATCGAGGCGTTTTTCTCGTCTCACGACACCTACGTCCCCAGCACGAAGGCTATCGTGCTTGCTGGCCGGGGTCGCCACTTCTCCGCGGGTAATGATCTGCACGAGTTCGGGACGCTGACCCCGGAGAACTCCGACGAGAGGATGGCCGAGGTCCGCGCCGCGTTCTTTGCCATCCAGGACTGCCCGGTCGCCGTGGTCGGCGCGGTACAGGGCGCGGCGGTGGGCACCGGCCTCGCGATCGCCGCCTCGTGCGACTTCGTGGTCGCCGCAGACAACGCGCGGTTCGGTACTCCGGAGATCGGCGTCGGAATCATGGGTGGCGCCCGTCACCTCGCCCGCCTGGTGCCCGAGCCGATTCTGCGCTGGATGTATCTGACCGGGGAGCCGATCAATGTGCGCCGGCTCGAGGCGTTGGGTGCTGTCCTCGAGGTGACCTCGCCGGAAGTGGTGGTCGCTCGGGCTCGCGAGCACGCAGGCCGCATCGTCCGGCACAGCTCGGCCGCGATCCGGATGGCCAAGCGCAGCTTGAACGCCATCGAGCTCCTGGATCTTCAGCCCGGCTACACCTTTGAACAGGGCCTCACCCGGGAGCTTTCGGGTCATCCTGATTCGGTGGAGGCGCGCCGGGCCACGCTCGAACAACGGATCCCGAACTACTCTGCGTGA
- a CDS encoding PaaI family thioesterase — protein MVASAPTALERRAYRNAVDAAVRILDRLAVIEPDADTLRKCERALTQVEDALRSLPTLPEDVEAPAHAPGNPRFNPAERGLVPAFAIDAGDTGQLVGRVQFSPRFGGTASVHGGALSLFFDDALGMVANGSVTGGVARTAFLRIDYRSLAPLDVELHCRVWIEAVDGRKRFIRGELCHGDRLVAEAEGLWVAPRTR, from the coding sequence ATGGTCGCAAGCGCCCCGACCGCGCTCGAGCGCAGGGCCTACCGAAACGCCGTCGACGCCGCGGTTCGCATACTCGATCGACTTGCGGTGATCGAGCCCGACGCCGACACGCTGAGAAAATGCGAGAGAGCCCTGACGCAGGTGGAGGATGCCCTGCGATCGCTGCCAACTCTGCCTGAGGACGTGGAAGCACCCGCGCATGCGCCCGGAAACCCTCGTTTCAACCCCGCGGAGCGCGGTCTCGTCCCGGCATTCGCCATCGACGCCGGGGATACTGGGCAGCTGGTCGGACGCGTTCAGTTCAGCCCTCGGTTCGGCGGCACCGCATCCGTTCACGGCGGTGCGCTCAGCCTCTTCTTCGACGACGCGCTCGGAATGGTCGCCAACGGATCCGTGACCGGCGGCGTAGCCCGCACCGCCTTCCTCCGAATCGACTACCGGAGCTTGGCTCCGTTGGATGTCGAGCTCCACTGCCGGGTCTGGATCGAGGCCGTGGATGGCCGCAAGCGCTTCATCCGCGGCGAACTGTGCCACGGTGACAGGCTGGTCGCCGAGGCAGAAGGCCTGTGGGTCGCCCCGCGTACGCGCTGA
- a CDS encoding NADH:flavin oxidoreductase/NADH oxidase: MSHTGARLFDEFTLREVTLRNRTVLSPMCQYSATDGLANDYHLVHLGRFALGGFGLVMAEATAVTADGRLTYGDLGLWSDDQIDPLRRIADCVRGAGARFGIQLAHAGPKAATLPPWASEPDRPASGRWEIRSVTDAPYLEGWQRPVALRSEELAAQLDLWRSAAERAHRVGADAIELHMAHGYLLHSFLSPLSNTREDNYGGSLEGRMRFPLQVVDAVRAAWPDGKPLLVRVAAVDNGTDGIDIEQTVEFARRLRALGVDAVDCSSGGYGGSYTHGIRPGYQVGWAGEIRARAGVPTVAVGLVTEPAQADAIVRDGHADLVALGREALANPSWPVHAREQLGQYDFADRFDLLPIQSRSWLAKRQRQLDRLARGERPAGGR, from the coding sequence ATGAGCCATACCGGGGCACGACTCTTCGACGAGTTCACCTTGCGCGAGGTCACCCTGCGCAACCGCACGGTCCTCTCTCCGATGTGTCAGTACTCCGCCACCGACGGGCTCGCGAACGACTACCACCTGGTCCACCTGGGGCGGTTCGCGCTGGGTGGATTCGGTCTCGTCATGGCCGAGGCCACCGCGGTAACCGCTGATGGGCGGCTGACCTACGGTGACCTCGGGCTATGGAGCGACGACCAGATCGACCCGTTGCGCCGGATCGCCGACTGTGTGCGCGGGGCGGGCGCGCGCTTCGGGATCCAGCTCGCCCACGCCGGCCCGAAGGCGGCTACGCTCCCGCCGTGGGCGTCGGAGCCGGACCGGCCGGCGTCGGGCCGGTGGGAGATTCGGTCGGTTACGGACGCGCCGTACCTCGAGGGGTGGCAGCGCCCCGTGGCGCTGCGGTCCGAGGAGCTCGCGGCGCAGCTCGATCTCTGGCGCTCCGCCGCCGAGCGTGCGCACCGGGTCGGTGCGGACGCCATCGAGCTGCATATGGCCCACGGGTATCTCTTGCACTCCTTCCTCTCGCCACTGAGCAACACGCGTGAAGACAACTACGGCGGCTCCCTCGAGGGTCGGATGCGGTTCCCTCTTCAGGTCGTCGACGCCGTGCGGGCCGCCTGGCCGGACGGCAAGCCGTTGCTGGTCCGCGTCGCAGCCGTCGACAACGGCACCGACGGCATCGACATCGAGCAGACCGTCGAGTTCGCCCGGCGCCTGAGGGCACTCGGGGTTGACGCGGTCGACTGCTCCTCGGGAGGCTACGGAGGCAGTTACACCCACGGGATCCGACCCGGCTACCAGGTCGGTTGGGCCGGCGAGATACGGGCCCGCGCCGGCGTGCCGACGGTCGCGGTGGGTCTGGTGACCGAACCAGCGCAGGCGGACGCCATCGTGCGGGACGGGCACGCCGACCTCGTCGCACTCGGCCGTGAGGCGCTCGCGAATCCCAGCTGGCCGGTGCACGCGCGCGAACAGCTCGGCCAGTACGATTTCGCCGATCGCTTCGACCTCCTGCCGATCCAGAGCAGATCCTGGCTGGCCAAGCGGCAACGGCAGTTGGACCGTCTCGCGCGTGGTGAGCGGCCGGCGGGTGGGCGGTGA